In Ruminiclostridium josui JCM 17888, the genomic window CCAACTGATGAAAGATTGTCTTCATATGCATTGGGAATTCATGACCCTTCTCTGGATTCACTTATGTTTGCCTATGGCAGGTATCTACTTATAGCCTGTTCTCGTCCCAACACACAGGCGGCTAATCTTCAAGGAATTTGGAATAAGGATATGCCAGCACCTTGGTCCTCTAATTACACTACCAATATCAACACTGAAATGAACTATTGGCCTGCGGAGACTACAAACCTTCCAGAATGTCATATGCCTCTGTTTAGTCTGCTAAAAGACGTTTCAAAGGCAGGCTCTGAGATATCACGATTGCATTACGGGTGCAGAGGGTTTGTACTACACCATAACACTGATTTATGGCGTATGGCTTCCAGCGTGTCAGGTCAAGCAAAATGGGGTTTTTGGCCTATGGGCGGTGCTTGGCTTTCTCTTCACATAATGGAGCATTATAGATTTACCTGCGATATAGAGTTTTTACAACAGTACTATTTTATTCTTCGAGAAGCGGTTTTGTTTTTACTTGATTATATGAAACTTGATGACAATGGTTATTATGTAACAAACCCTTCCACCTCACCTGAAAACTCCTTTATAACTGCGGATGGTGAAATATGTTCAATCACAAAAGCTTCAACCATGGACTTGGCTATTATCCGAGAGCTTTTTGAAAGCTGTATAGAAGCACAGTCAATTCTTAAAATTGATTCTGACCTTTCCTGCCTACTTTCACAAATGCTTTGTAAATTACCTCCATTTCAAACAGGCAGTAAAGGACAGCTACTAGAGTGGCTTAATGAATACGAGGAAGAAGAACCGGGACATCGGCATATGTCTCACCTTTTTGGACTTTATCCCGGCAGTAGTATAAGTCCATCGCGTACACCTGAACTTGCTAAAGCTTGCCGAAAATCTCTGAAAGAACGCATTACCAACGGAGGAGGTCATACAGGATGGAGCTGTGCTTGGCTTATATGCCTTTACGCAAGACTTGGTGACGGGAATAATGCCTACCATTTTGTTAATCAGCTTTTAACTCGTTCCGTATATCCAAACCTTTTTGACGCACACCCTCCATTTCAAATAGATGGTAATTTTGGCTTTACAGCAGGCATTGCAGAAATGCTGTTACAAAGCCATGAAGGAGAACTCCACTTGCTGCCTGCTTTGCCCCATAACTGGAAAGACGGCAGTGTAACGGGATTAAAAGCCAGAGGGAACTACACTGTAGATATTTCATGGCGTAACCATCATCTTGTCTCTGCGCGGATAACAGCAGGACAAAACGGAGTCTGCCATATTAGAATAAATGAAGCTTTTACGGTAGACAAGTATGTTGAAAGGAAAGAAAACTCCGTTTTAGTTAATCTGTCAAAAAATGAAAGTGTTAATTTTATATTATCGGTCTAAAATAAGGGATTTAAATAACGCAAAATATTCTCGTAAACAAACATTTGGGTATATGTACCATGGAGTACCGGAACTGATTCCATATGGCTTTAGTCCAGCCCTTTTTGCAAGTATTTTTGCTCTGAACATATGAAAATCATTGGTTATAATCATTACCTTATCAAGAGGCTTTCCAATAGTGTTTTCATATATTTTTTTAGAATACACCATATTTTCATATGTACTGGTTGACTTTTCTTCTTTTAAAATAACGTTCTCGGGTACATTATGCTTAACCAGATACCTTTTCATTCCCTCGGCTTCCGTTATGGTTTCACCAATCCCTTGTCCCCCTGACACTATTATCTTTACATCAGGATTATTTTTGTAATAGTCCAAGGTATAGTCAAGACGATTTTTCAAAACCAACGTAGGTGTTTCTCCTTTAAGCCCTGCACCCAATACTATTATGCTGTCAACCTGCTTGTCTTTATCTGACATGGCAGAGGTTATTATGACAGCTGTTATTATAATAAAAGAAACCAACCATATGGTAAATAGCCCTGCAAATACTTTTATAAGCTTATTGTAAAACTGCGGCCTTCGCTTGTACAATCCTGTTTTTTTTAACAATGCCCATAGTATAATACATGTGCCTCCTATAGCAGGAAGCAAAATTCCCATGTCCATACCGCCGCTTCTTTTTGCAATAATTATAGTATCCATTATTCCTACAGCAGCCAGTATGTACAATAATGTATATAAATATTTATTTTTCATAACTAAAATTCCAAAGCCTTACCAGGATTATCTGAAGGCTTGAAAGTGTACTTTTTACCCTCCTCAGGCTTAATAAAAGTACCGTTAAAGCTGAAATGATCGGATTCAATACCTGCTTCTCCGTCCATAGTAACCTGCATTTGTTCAACTCCCGGAAGATTCAACACTGTCATTGCGAGTATGCTAGTATGGATTATACCTCCCGCACTCCCTGAATTAAACTTTTTTACAGTCTCTTTGGGCAAATCAATGGTAATATTTTTACCATCTAAAACAGCTTTGTTTATTTTTATGTCAGTAGAAGAAAAAACCTTGTTTATTGCAGAGGTTATATCAGTTTCATATAATTTTTTATCAACTGTTATACCTTGTATTTCTTTTGGTTTGTCATAATCGTCAGCATCATAATAATAGAGTTTGAGTTCCATTGTTTCATTAACTGGGGTTGTTTGTGATGCGGTAGTTTGTGATGAAACTGTTGATGAATTAGAAGCTGTACTTGAAGTTTCAGATGGCTCTTTTTTCTGACCTATTGCATATACAAGCAAAACTACTAGAATAATAATAAAGCAGAAAAAAATTATGCAAATAGCTTTTAGTTTCTTTGAATCAATCATATAAATAACCTCCCCGGGTTTTAAATTAATTATCATTTATTTTTGTTATTGCCTTACTGAACCTGAATGTGTGCTTGAAAAAAAACTTTGCCATCAATTTCATTTATTCCTTCAATATACACTTTCTTGCAGCTTCCATCTATCTCCTCAGTATCCTTGTATAAGGAAATAGTATCTCCTGCAACTGCTTCGTTTACATAATTTATCTGAATTGATTTAGCACTATACTTTCCATGCTTTTCTAAAGAAAAACAGTCGGATATATAGTCTATATATTTTGCATTATTTACGTGACCGTTAATATCAAGGTCACTGAAACCTACAAGTTTTTTGTAAACTAAATGCAGCTCCCCTGCCGGTTTCAACTTTTCAAACTTTCTGTCTATTGCTTTTGATTCTAAGAATTCCGGATATTGTGGCGAAATAATGGAATCAATTTTTACCATCTGACGCTTCTGTAAATCCAGTATAACCCAGCTTGAAATTGCACTGACAAGAATATGTCCATCCTTATCCCTAACAATAAAATTTCTTTCTATCATCATTTTCTTAGGTGATACCGGCCATGTCTCAATTGAAATATCTTCGTTAATACCGGGCATCCTGTTAATCTCTAGCATCATTCGAACCATGACCCACGCCACGCCATATTCATTTTGTAACTTTTCTATACCAAGGTTTGTACTCTCGGAATGGAGACCTGCAATATTCTGAAAGCAATTAAAAAGATAACTGAGTTTTAGTCTTTTAAAATAATCTGCATGGCCATAATCTACATGATAGTTCTTTTTGTATATGGAAAGCGGGTTCATATGTCCTCCCTTTACTGCAATGTTTCTTAACCAAGTTTGAATAAATATTTGCCAACTACATGGTCAAGAGGTATAGGACCTATGATTCTGCTGTCTCTACTTTCATTTCTATTATCTCCCATAACAAATACGGTATCCTCAGGAACCTTTATTATATTTTCCGATTCATAGCGCATAGGCTCTTTTATGTATGGTTCTTCTAGCGGTATACCATTACGGATAACTTTACCATCCTTAAACTGCAATTCGTCTCCGGCCTTACCTATTACTCTCTTAACCCAGAATATCTGCTGAGTGTTATCGGTAAACCTTGATACAAGAATATTATATTTAAGAGGATCTATAACATTGTCCCAAAAGGTTCTTTTTCTATCTACTCTGCTGTCAATAATAACGATGTCTCCATATTTTGGTTTAGTGTGGAATATATTTTGAGTCTTATTAATTATTATTTTTTCCTTATCATGCAAAGTATTATCCATTGAATGTCCGTCTACACTGGTTGGTTGAAATATAAAAATTATAACTATCAATGCCAAAACCACAGACCCAAGTATTGTTCCTACCCAGCCTAATATTTCTTTCAAAATTTTCATATCCAAAATATCTCCCTCGCTTATGTTTTCTTTTGAGTTTTTACTCCTCTATTTTACTAAATTTACCTAATTATAATATATTTGTGTAACATTTTATAGACATAATTTATTAACTTTTCCTTAATTATTTATGAATTTAATATATTATACGAAATAAAAGACTTATAAGTCTGAAACAGCTGTATAATACCTTTACATACCACAATTAGTATAATTGCCTGGATAAGCATTTTACAAAGAACTGCTATAAATCCAAGCAATTATTTAGTATATATTATTTAACCTTTATTCCGAATATCTTTTTAGCATAGCTTCCAACTACCAAAGTATCATTGTAAATTGCCGGAGAGGATTCAACATTTCCCTCCAGAGATACAGAATCCAGGGTTTTTCCGTCCATAGGATCAACTAGACGCATGTATCCAGCATAATCTGTATATACCAAATAGGTTTTGCCATCAGAGCTTTTGAAGTCAACGGGAGAACACCAACTGTATGCAGTAAGTTTCTTATTCCAAATCTCTTCACCGGTATTTTTATCAAGTGCAATCATATTTCCGTCAGTATTTGAACCTGTAAAGCAAATATTGAATATAACCATATTACTTATATCGTCTTTTCCAAGTACAGGTGTTCCTAGTGAACCACCGTTTATATAGTAGTTGTAAACACACTTATAATCCTTCTGCCAAACAAGCTCCCCTGTTATTGCATTTATTTTCCTTATATTGCAGTCTGTAAACTTGTTTTTACCGTTTTCACCACGCTTGTCCACCTGATTTGCGGTATAAAGAAATACTCCGCCCTTTGTCTCTTCTATTACAATAGAACTATCTGTATCGTCACCTGTGTCATATATCCATACTGGTTTCATAGTATTCAAATCAAGGCATTGCAATGTTCCTCCATTATCACAGAAATACATATAGTTTTTATATACTGCCGGCGAATTTTCTATACCCTGTTCATCGTTATAAGGACTTCTGTAACGGTACTTTGTTATTTGGGGTGCTATTGAAAGAGTTCCAGCTGCCTTATCAAACTTTGTATTCATTTTAACCTTGTATACAAGTCCGTTTTCACCGCAGTCAAGGAGTGTGTCTGTCTTTTTATCAAAAATTGCGGAAGAATCATTGGCTCCCCAGTCTCTGAATGCAACCTGATCTCTGCCAAATATAGCGTACATTTCCTTCTGGTTTATAAGATTAAAAATTCTGTATTTGTATTCGCTGTATTTTCCGCCGTTATCATTTATCCCCATACCCGTGTAAAGTATAGGATAGCCTCTTGGGTCAATCATCCCTGTTCCTTTAATGGGATAACCAATTTTTATTGGGTTTCTGGTAGGCTTACCTGTTTCAAGGTCAAGAAAATATATGTTTCCGTCCAAAGTAGGGTATATAACCTCTACAAGGTCTTTTGACTTCATATCACTGTTAATGTTCATCAGTTTTCTCACGTCTTCAGACCAGTGAACAATCAGTGGCTGTCCTGTCCAGCCTGTTCCCGGCCAATAGCTTCCTTCACCTGAGATTGCCCCAAGTCCTGTTTTTTTCCACACTATCTCTAGCTTTTTCTGAGTTACGGTACGTGTGCCAAAGGATGCACTATCCCTATAATTGTTTCCTCTAAATGTTGTTATACCTTCAAGATCTGAATATGTATCAGATGAACCAAAGCTGATTTTATTTTTGCTTTTTACGGTATATTCCTTCAAAGGGGTATTGTTTCTAAATATCCAGCTTTGCATTGTAGTTCCGTTTTTAAGTGTGTTTTGAAAGGCAAATTCAGTAAAAGCCTTTTCACCGTCAAAAGTTGCTGCAGTTTTCCATGAAACCTTCAACTTGCTTGGGTCTGTTATTTCTGCAGGCATAGGGTCTGCTACCGGCTCAGGTTCTGGTTCTTCTACTTCATCTTGACTTTCGCCTGCAGTAGTATTTACAGCATAGGAATCTCCGTTGTTTCCAGATTTCCCCGAATTACTCATCTTGCTTAATCCAATCATAACACCTGTTGTTATTAATGAAAGTATTAGAATCGTCAGTATTACTTTTAGTCTGTTAGTTGCCCTTCTTCTATATCTAGCCATTCTCAATTTACTCCCTGATAAATTTACTTAATTTTTACTCCGTATATTTTTTTTGCATAGGTACCTACTACCGCCATATTGTTGTATACTGAAGGTGATGCCTCTACATTCCCTCCAACTGAGATTTTATCCAGGTCTTCTCCTGTTTTCGGGTCTATCAAATGCATGTATCCTTTAAAGTCACAAAGCAGCATATAGGTCTTTCCGTCTTCGGACATAAAATCTACAGGTGAACTCCAGCTATAGGCATCTAAATGTCTTTTCCAAACCTCTTTGCCTGTTTTCTTATCCAGTGCCACAAGAGTTCCGTCACTTGTAGAGCCTGTTAGTGCTACATTGAATATGACAATGTCACTTATATCATTTTTCCCAACTACCGGAGTCGCCAAAGCTCCTCCATTTATATAACTCTGATAAACACAGGAATAGTCCATCTGCCATACAAGTTCTCCGGTCAGAGCATTTATCTTTCTAATATTACAGTTTGCCTTTGCTCCAGATTTTCCTCGTTTGTCAATCTCGTTTGCAGTATATAGGAATACTCCTTCGTCAGTTTCTTCAAGAGTAATGGAACTATCAGTATCATCACCTGCTTTGAATATCCAAACCGGTTCAAGTTTGTTGATATCCAAACATTGTATTGTTCCCCCGTTATCAGCAAAATACATCAGGTTCCTGTACACAGCAGGAGAGTTTTCAATTCCCTGTTCCGAGCTGTAGCTGCTCTTGTAGCGGTATTTTGTTATTGTAGGATTAATTGAAATTGATCCTGCTTCCTTATTAAACTTTGTATTTAGCTTCGCCTTGTAAACAAGACCATTTTCACCGCAGTTAATTAATGTATCAGTATATCTGTTCAGCAAGGCAGAAGAATCGTTTGCACCCCACTGTCTGAATGCAACAGAGTCATTTCCAGGCATTGAAAATATTTCCTTTTGATGAATCAAATCAAATATCCTGTATTTGAAAGCACCTTTTCTGCCGTCATTCTCATTTAACCCTTGTCCTGTATAGAATAAGGGGTAGCCTCTTGGGTCAACCATACCCGTTCCTTTAACGGTAAATCCTATATTCATTCTGGGTCTGGATTCTTTTCCTGTCTCCATGTCAAGGAAGTATACATGCCCATCAAACACCGGATAAATTACTTCAACAAGATCCTTATCCTTTAAATCGTTATTTATGTTCATTACTTTCCGAACATCCGGCGACCAGTGAGCCAGTAGAGGTTGTCCTGTCCATCCTGCACCCGGCCAGTAACTTCCTACTCCCGAAACAGCCCCTATGTCATGTGTCCACACTATCTCAAGCTTTTTTTCCCTTACATCGGCTTTTCCCCAAGAAGGCGCTGTCCTATAGTTATTACCTCTGAAAGTGGTAACTCCTTCAAGCTCCGAGTACATTTCAGGGGAACCAAAGGCAAGGCTGTAAGATGGATTGTAGCTTGATGTTACCTTATTGCTTACAAGTCTCCAGTATCTTATATTACCGTCCTTAAAAGTTTTCTTTATGGAACCGTCCCCCATTGCAGCCTTGGATATAAAGCTTGCCGGGTTCTTCCAGGAAATTAAAAGTTCACTTGGGTTAGTGCTTTCCGCAGGTTTCTGCTCTTTATCTGTATCATCAGCAGGAGTATTCTCCGCGACAGTACTCGTAGAAATCGGCGAGGTGTTGTTTGAAGTCGTCTGGGTAGTAGCTTTCGGTGTATTGTTTGAAACTTTTGGTGGAAGCTTCCCTATATAAAACATATATATTGCTACCATAGCTACTAATAAAGCAAATAAAGCAACAACTAATGCGGGAAGCAGCTTATTAACACTTTTTCCTCTTTTTCTGCTCATTTTCTATCTCCATTTTTTTATTACAAAATTGGCCATGTTTGGCAACTCATCATATCCTACTTATTATATCAGACTGATAAAAATAATTATATTTCTTTTTGTTAAAAATGTTGTAACCTTTGTATCATATATTTGGTAATTCTAACATATTATTCATATCTTACTTTTGCCAATTTCCTTAGAATACAATCCATTTAAATAACAGAAATTAATTATATTATATATGGACAATTTTCCTTAACCAATTTATAATTAGTAAAAATATCAAAGGGGGAGATTATGAATAATTACTACAACCTGTCAACTGATGAAGTTTTGAAAAAGCTCAACACCAGTATGGAAGGAATATCCTCAACGGAAATAGAGCAACTTAGAGGTCAATACGGATTTAATGAACTCAAAGCTGAGAATAAGGCAGGATTCTTTAAAGTTTTTTTAAGTCAATTTAAAGATTTCCTGGTAATAATCCTTATTATTGCGGGTGTAATTTCTCTGTTTCTAAAAGATTATGAAAGTGCAATAGTAATCTTTGCAGTTACCTTACTTAACTCTATTTTAGGCACTGTACAGCATTTTAAAGCCGAAAAATCCCTTGACAGTTTAAAAACACTTTCATCTCCTGTAGCCAAAGTAATAAGGAATAACGAAAAAATTGAAATACCATCTCGTGAAGTTTTGGTAGGAGATATACTTCTTCTTGAAGCAGGAGACTTTGTATGCGCAGACGGAAGAATTCTTGAAAATTATAGTCTTCAGGTTAATGAAAGTTCTCTTACCGGAGAATCTGAAAGTGTGCTCAAAGATTCGGAAGTTATAAATGACTCTGAAATTGCTATAGGCGACAGGAAGAATATGGTCTTCACAGGCAGCCTCATTACTTACGGTAGAGCCGTTGTAGCAGTTACAGATATCGGAATGTCCACTGAACTTGGAAAAATCGCACATTTAATGGAATCAGCTCAAAGCAAGGAGACTCCTCTCCAAGTAAGTCTTGACAAATTTGGTAAAAAGTTGGCTGTGGCTATACTTATACTTTGCGGAATAATATTTGCTGCAAACGTTTTAAGAGGTTACTCTCTTATTGATTCTTTTATGTTTGCAATAGCATTGGCCGTTGCTGCCATACCTGAAGCACTGAGTTCCATTGTTACTATTGTCCTTGCAATAGGTACTCAAAAAATGGCCAAAGAAAATGCAATTGTAAGAAAACTTCACTCTGTAGAAAGCCTTGGAAGTGTTTCTGTAATATGCTCCGATAAAACCGGTACTTTAACTCAGAATAAAATGGTAGCCGAAAAAGTATATGTAGAGTCTAAGGTATACGATGCCACCGAGCTTTCCATGGAGGATACTCTTCAGAGAATTATAATAAAAATGAGTGCTTTGGCAAGTGATGCCACTATAACAGGAGACAAAGGCGTTGGCGACCCCACTGAGCTGGCATTTATAAAGCTTGCAAATAATTACGGCTATGAAGAAGAAGACCTTCGAAATGAATACCCTCGACTTTCTGAAGTCCCTTTTGATTCAGACAGAAAGCTTATGAGTACTTTTCATAATATTGAAGGACAGTACATGATGTTTACAAAAGGAGCTCCCGATATTATTCTAAGCAGGGTAAGCAATATTGCCGAAAAAGATGGGGAAAGGCCCGTAACTCAGAGTGATATTGAAATGATTGAAGGGATAAACCGCGACTTTTCAAATGAAGGTTTGAGAGTTCTTGCATTTGGATACAAGAAGTTTGATTCCGATACAAATATTTCTATTGAAGACGAAAAACAGCTTACTTTTGTAGGTTTAATTGCAATGATTGATCCTCCTCGTGAGGAATCAAAGCTTGCAGTTGCTGACTGTATTAAAGCCGGAATTAAACCTGTAATGATAACCGGTGACCATAAAATCACAGCCTCTGCAATAGCTCGTCAAATAGGTATTATGACAGAAAACGGAAGAGCTGTAGAAGGTACAGAAGTTGAAAAGATGTCCGATGAAGAATTAAGAAATAACGTTGAAGATATATCCGTTTATGCACGTGTTTCTCCTGAGCACAAAATAAGAATAGTTAAGGCATGGCAGGACAAAGGAAATGTTGTTGCAATGACCGGAGACGGGGTAAATGATGCTCCTGCCCTTAAACAAGCAGATATTGGTGTAGCTATGGGAAAAGTCGGCACAGAGGTAGCAAAAGATGCTGCATCCATGATACTTGTAGACGATAACTTCGCTACTATTGTTAAAGCTGTAGCAAATGGACGAAGCATATATACAAATATAAAAAATTCTATTAAGTTCTTGCTTTCAGGAAACACAGCCGGAATACTTGCTGTGCTGTATACGTCAATTCTAGCACTTCCGTTGCCGTTTACAGCAATGCATTTGTTGTTTATAAACCTTCTTACAGATTCCATGCCGGCTATAGCCCTTGGGTTGGAGCCTTACAGAAAAGATGTGCTGAATTCCAAGCCACGTAATATAAACGAACCCCTATTAAACAAAGGCTTTCTGTTTCATGTTCTTTTCGAAGGTGCCGTTATTGCCGCCAGTACTCTTGCAGCATTTTATTATGGGTTAAATAAAGGTGATGCCACCCTTGCAAGCACTATGGCTTTTGCTGTTCTAGCCTTATCTAGAATGATTCATGGCTTCAACTGCCGCTCAAAGTATCCCATATATAAAGTAGGAATTTTTTCAAATAAGTTTCTGTGGGGTGCTTTGCTCATAGGAGTACTGCTTCTCGGATTGGTGCTGTGGATTCCTTTATTCCAGAGTCTCTTTACAATTAATCCTGATGTATTGGAAAGTCTGGGAATAATTGTTTTTCTAGCATTAGTTCCACTGGTTGTTATTCAAATTTATAAAGCTATTAGAACGGGTATGAATAGTAATAGTAAAATGACCAAACAATAAGACCGTACATTATTATCAGTCAGGGAGGTTATTGCATATGGGAAAAAATAAAAGTACTAAATCAGACGGTGTTGAATATTTTGCTGATACACAAAACATAGAAAACCAGAAACGCATATCAAAAGGGAACATTAAGAAGTCAGTTTTGGAAACCAAAACAAAATAATTACTTTGTATTAAAAAAGACGCTGTTGGGTTAAACCAACAGCGTCTTTTTTACTTAATATTTATAAATTATCTTGCTGTATAATGTGTGTGAAGTAACTTGTGAGCCTTGTGTCCGCCAGCTTCTCCAAGATACTCTGCGTATAATTTCTGTATCTCTGGATTTTCATGTGACTTTCTCTTTTCACATGATACATCAATATCATAAAGTCCCTTAACTCTTGCAGCTTTAACAGCATCTGTAGTTGATTTATCCTTGATGATTGGCTGTCCGCCACCGTTGATACATCCACCTTCACAAGCCATTACTTCTATGAAGTGATAATTTGCTTCACCTGCTCTTATTTTATCAAGTAACTTTGACGCATTTCCTGTACCATTTGCAACAGCTACCTTTATCTCCATATCAGCTATATTTACAGTAGCTTCTTTGATTCCATCCAAACCTCTTACAGCAGTATATTCAATGCATTCCAGTGATTTTCCTGTAAGCTTGTCAGCTACTGTACGAAGTGCAGCTTCCATAACTCCTCCGGTATTACCGAATATTGTTCCTGCACCGGAGTAGGTTCCAAGGATACTATCCTGCTTGCTGTCTTCCAACTCTGCAAATTTGATTCCTGCCTGCCTTATCATTTTTGCAAGTTCTCTTGTAGTTATAACTGCGTCAATATCCCTTAATCCATCAACGCTCATTTCTTCTCTGTCTGCTTCATATTTCTTCGCAGTACATGGCATTACTGATACTACAAATACACTCTTTGGATCAACGTCAGCCTTAACAGGATAGTAGGATTTAGCAATTGCACCAAACATTTGCTGTGGTGATTTGCAGGATGAAAGATTTTCTATAAAATCATGGTAGTTATGCTCACAGTATTTAATCCAGCCCGGTGAACAAGATGTAATCAATGGTAGCTTTCCACCGTTTTGAATTCTGTTTATAAGCTCAGTACCTTCTTCAATTATTGTCAAATCAGCACTGAAGTTGGTATCAAATACCTTGTCAAATCCCAATCTTCTAAGTGCTGTAACCATTTTGCCTTCAACATTTGTTCCTGGTGCAAATCCAAATTCTTCACCAAGTGCAACTCTTACAGCCGGAGCAGTCTGAACAACAACGTGTAAATCAGGATTTTCCAAAGCCTTCCATACCTTTGCAGTATCATCTCTCTCCTGTAATGCTCCAACTGGACAAATCTTGATACACTGACCGCAGTTTATACACTCTTGACTTGCAAGACCTTCTTCATATGCAGTTGTAACCGTCATATGTGCTCCACGGAAAGCAAAGTCAATAGCGCTGACATCCTGCATTTTTGAACAGACACTTACACATCTTCCACAGAGAACACACTTGTTAGGATCTCTTACGATGGGACCGGAAGTATCCAGACATCCCTTGTCAACTTTTCCCTCATAAGGAATTGCATCTATTCCGTTGTCATTGCATAGTGTCTGAAGTTCACACTTTAAGTTTCTTGGACATGAAAGACATTCCCTGTTATGGTTTGCCATAATCAACTCAAGTATGTTCTTTCTTGCTTCTCTCACAGTGCTTGTATTAGTTTTTACAACTATACCCTCAGATACCTTAGTTACACATGCAGGATGAAGACCTCTCCAACCTTCAACCTCAACTACACAAACCCTGCATGAACCTGGCTCGTTTATGCCCTTCATGAAACATAATGTCGGAATATCTATGTTCAGCTGTTTTGCAGCCTCAAGAATTGTTGTGTTCTTAGGAACAGAAACATCAAATCCGTCTATTTTTAAATTAATCATATCCATAATTATTTACCTGCCTTTCCAGACATGCTGCACACTCCGGTCCTGCATTTTCCGTTGATATGCTCCAAAAATTCTTCTTCAAAATATTTAACCAACGTTATCAATGGCATTGGAGCACTTTGGCCCAATCCGCAGAAGCTTGTTGTCTTCATAGTTTGTGCAAGGCTCTTCATTTTATTAAAATCATCCATTGTTGCAGTTCCTTCTGTCATCTTATCGAGAATCTCAACCAACCTGTGATTTCCTTCTCTGCAAGGTGTACATTTACCACAGGATTCCTCTTCAAAGAACTCCATAACAGTTTTCAGGTAATCCACTACACAATGTGTATCATCTACTACAAGTACCGCACCTGAACCTAATGAGAAACCTGCTTTTTTCAAATCATAATAGCATATCTTTGTATCAATCATGCTTTCTGGGAAGCAGCTTCCTGATGAACCACCAAGGTGAACAAATTTCAACTTACGTCCGTCTTTTATTCCTCCACCTAAGTTATATATAAGTTCTCTCAAAGTTATTCCGAATGGTATTTCGTAAACTCCTCTGTTGTTAACATTACCTGAAAGGCACATTAATTTTGTTCCGCCGCTAAACTCAGTCCCCATTGAGCTGAATTTTTCTCCGCCATCTTTTATTATCCATGGAATACATGAATATGTCTCAACATTGTTAAGTATGGTAGGCATTTGATACAAACCGCAGTTCTTAATATAAGGTGGCTTTTGTCTTGGTCTTCCGGTCTTTCCTTCGATTGATTCAACCAAAGCAGTATTTTCACCGCAAACATATGCACCTGCACCAGAAACAACCTTTAATTCAAAATCAAAACCTTCTCT contains:
- a CDS encoding complex I 51 kDa subunit family protein is translated as MKKAMSMEHLDAIEEIKKANLFGRGGAAYPTGIKWEQAYAIQKGPKYMVCNADEGEPGTFKDKHILSEDPFELIEGMTIGAYIMGAKEGYIYIRGEYAAIQKIVKSAIENAKKAGYLGKNILGREGFDFELKVVSGAGAYVCGENTALVESIEGKTGRPRQKPPYIKNCGLYQMPTILNNVETYSCIPWIIKDGGEKFSSMGTEFSGGTKLMCLSGNVNNRGVYEIPFGITLRELIYNLGGGIKDGRKLKFVHLGGSSGSCFPESMIDTKICYYDLKKAGFSLGSGAVLVVDDTHCVVDYLKTVMEFFEEESCGKCTPCREGNHRLVEILDKMTEGTATMDDFNKMKSLAQTMKTTSFCGLGQSAPMPLITLVKYFEEEFLEHINGKCRTGVCSMSGKAGK
- a CDS encoding NADH-dependent [FeFe] hydrogenase, group A6, yielding MDMINLKIDGFDVSVPKNTTILEAAKQLNIDIPTLCFMKGINEPGSCRVCVVEVEGWRGLHPACVTKVSEGIVVKTNTSTVREARKNILELIMANHNRECLSCPRNLKCELQTLCNDNGIDAIPYEGKVDKGCLDTSGPIVRDPNKCVLCGRCVSVCSKMQDVSAIDFAFRGAHMTVTTAYEEGLASQECINCGQCIKICPVGALQERDDTAKVWKALENPDLHVVVQTAPAVRVALGEEFGFAPGTNVEGKMVTALRRLGFDKVFDTNFSADLTIIEEGTELINRIQNGGKLPLITSCSPGWIKYCEHNYHDFIENLSSCKSPQQMFGAIAKSYYPVKADVDPKSVFVVSVMPCTAKKYEADREEMSVDGLRDIDAVITTRELAKMIRQAGIKFAELEDSKQDSILGTYSGAGTIFGNTGGVMEAALRTVADKLTGKSLECIEYTAVRGLDGIKEATVNIADMEIKVAVANGTGNASKLLDKIRAGEANYHFIEVMACEGGCINGGGQPIIKDKSTTDAVKAARVKGLYDIDVSCEKRKSHENPEIQKLYAEYLGEAGGHKAHKLLHTHYTAR